The following proteins are encoded in a genomic region of Comamonas resistens:
- the galU gene encoding UTP--glucose-1-phosphate uridylyltransferase GalU: protein MSNQTRVRKAVFPVAGLGTRFLPATKASPKEMLPVVDKPLIQYAVEEAYEAGIRDMVFVTGRSKRAIEDHFDTSYELENELENAGKQAMLDLVRSVSPADMNCLFVRQPRSLGLGHAVLCAEPLVGNEPFAVILADDLMTGENGGPGVMAQMTAAFQKQGRSLLAVQEVPLDQTKRYGIVKGQPAGGPLMRIDEIVEKPAPEKAPSRMGVAGRYVLTPAIFDEIRNQPKGVGGEIQLTDAIERLMQHEAVYAFQYAGKRYDCGSKEGFLEATVELALQHPDVGDSFRDYLKNLSI from the coding sequence ATGAGCAATCAAACCCGCGTCCGCAAAGCCGTGTTCCCTGTTGCAGGCCTGGGCACCCGTTTTCTGCCAGCCACCAAGGCTTCACCCAAGGAAATGCTGCCCGTGGTGGACAAGCCGCTGATCCAGTACGCCGTGGAAGAGGCCTATGAGGCCGGCATCCGCGACATGGTGTTCGTCACCGGCCGCAGCAAGCGAGCCATCGAAGACCATTTCGACACCTCGTACGAACTCGAGAACGAGCTGGAGAATGCCGGCAAGCAAGCCATGCTGGACCTGGTGCGCAGCGTCAGCCCGGCCGATATGAACTGCCTGTTCGTGCGCCAGCCCCGCTCCCTGGGTCTGGGCCATGCCGTGCTGTGTGCCGAACCCCTGGTCGGCAACGAACCCTTTGCCGTGATTCTGGCCGACGACCTGATGACCGGTGAGAACGGCGGCCCCGGCGTGATGGCGCAGATGACGGCCGCCTTCCAGAAGCAGGGCCGCTCGCTGCTGGCCGTGCAGGAAGTCCCGCTGGATCAAACCAAGCGCTACGGCATCGTCAAGGGCCAGCCCGCAGGCGGTCCACTGATGCGTATCGACGAGATCGTGGAAAAGCCTGCCCCCGAAAAAGCCCCGTCGCGCATGGGTGTGGCCGGCCGCTATGTGCTGACGCCAGCCATCTTTGACGAAATCCGCAACCAGCCCAAGGGCGTGGGCGGCGAGATTCAGCTGACCGATGCCATCGAACGGCTGATGCAGCACGAGGCCGTCTATGCCTTCCAGTACGCCGGCAAGCGCTACGACTGCGGCAGCAAGGAAGGTTTTTTGGAGGCCACGGTGGAGCTGGCGCTACAGCACCCCGATGTGGGTGACAGTTTCCGTGACTATCTCAAAAACCTGAGCATCTGA
- the cysM gene encoding cysteine synthase CysM gives MKNYLTIEHAIGHTPLVALQRIGAEANRERGNVVLGKLEGNNPAGSVKDRPALSMIQRAEERGEIKPGDALIEATSGNTGIALAMAAAIKGYRMILIMPEDLSIERAQTMKAYGAELILTPKSGGMEYARDLADQMVVQGKGVLLDQFANPDNPRAHYETTGPELWEQTGGEITHFVSAMGTTGTITGVARFLKEKNPNIKIIGAQPAEGSRIPGIRKWPEEYLPKIYDASLVDELVYVTQDDAEDMARRMAREEGIFAGISAAGALWVAQEIAKREQSATIVFVVCDRGDRYLSTGVFPA, from the coding sequence ATGAAAAATTATTTGACCATCGAACATGCTATCGGTCACACGCCGCTGGTGGCATTGCAGCGTATCGGCGCAGAAGCGAACCGTGAGCGCGGAAATGTGGTGCTGGGCAAGCTCGAGGGCAACAACCCCGCAGGCTCGGTCAAGGACAGGCCGGCACTCTCCATGATCCAGCGTGCGGAAGAGCGCGGTGAGATCAAGCCTGGTGATGCGCTGATTGAGGCGACCTCGGGCAATACCGGCATTGCCCTGGCCATGGCGGCTGCCATCAAGGGCTACCGCATGATTCTGATCATGCCCGAGGACCTGTCCATCGAACGAGCCCAGACCATGAAGGCCTATGGTGCCGAGCTGATCCTCACGCCCAAGAGCGGCGGCATGGAATATGCACGTGATCTGGCTGACCAGATGGTGGTCCAGGGCAAGGGCGTGTTGCTGGATCAGTTTGCCAACCCCGACAATCCACGTGCCCACTATGAGACCACGGGGCCTGAGCTGTGGGAGCAGACCGGTGGTGAGATCACCCACTTTGTGAGTGCCATGGGCACCACGGGCACGATTACCGGTGTGGCGAGGTTCCTCAAGGAAAAGAACCCCAACATCAAGATCATCGGCGCCCAACCCGCCGAGGGGTCGCGCATTCCCGGCATCCGCAAATGGCCCGAGGAGTATCTGCCCAAGATCTATGACGCTTCGCTGGTCGACGAGCTGGTCTATGTGACGCAGGACGATGCCGAAGACATGGCCCGCCGCATGGCGCGCGAAGAGGGCATCTTCGCGGGTATCTCGGCTGCCGGTGCCCTGTGGGTGGCCCAGGAAATTGCCAAACGCGAGCAGAGCGCCACCATCGTGTTTGTGGTGTGCGACCGTGGTGATCGCTACCTCTCTACAGGCGTGTTTCCGGCATGA
- a CDS encoding NUDIX domain-containing protein: protein MAYEVRFCSNCATELQWIVATEDSGEVQRLRCQSCGFTHWGNPTPVLAAVVEGDDGRVLLARNALWQEGVFGLITGFMEAGESPEAGICREVLEETGLRVKALRLLCCSEFLRMNQVLIAYHVRVEGRPEDVRLSPELLEYRWQTAEESLCWPAGTGYALAEWIKQKGFEPRFGAFRPGQNPEPDPAKWPVRRWAEDTRFMVAPALD from the coding sequence ATGGCTTATGAAGTCCGCTTTTGTTCCAACTGCGCGACTGAGCTGCAATGGATTGTGGCCACCGAGGACAGCGGCGAGGTGCAGCGTCTGCGCTGCCAGAGCTGCGGGTTCACGCACTGGGGCAATCCCACGCCAGTACTGGCAGCTGTGGTGGAAGGCGACGATGGCCGCGTGCTGCTGGCGCGCAATGCATTGTGGCAGGAGGGTGTTTTCGGCCTGATCACAGGCTTTATGGAAGCGGGTGAATCACCGGAAGCGGGAATCTGCCGCGAGGTTCTCGAAGAGACAGGGCTGCGTGTGAAGGCGCTGCGCTTGCTGTGCTGCTCGGAGTTTCTGCGCATGAACCAGGTGCTGATTGCCTACCATGTGCGTGTGGAGGGCAGGCCCGAGGATGTGCGGCTGTCGCCCGAGTTGCTGGAATACCGCTGGCAGACCGCCGAGGAGTCGCTGTGCTGGCCTGCAGGCACGGGCTATGCCCTGGCAGAGTGGATCAAGCAAAAAGGCTTTGAGCCGCGTTTTGGCGCTTTCCGTCCCGGTCAGAACCCCGAGCCTGATCCTGCCAAATGGCCTGTGCGACGCTGGGCCGAAGACACTCGCTTCATGGTGGCGCCGGCTCTGGATTGA
- a CDS encoding sulfurtransferase TusA family protein has translation MQVDQEVDTRGLNCPLPILKAKKALAAMQSGQLLKVVATDTGSIRDFQAFAKQTGNELVEQQTVGDEFIHILKRR, from the coding sequence ATGCAAGTAGATCAAGAAGTTGACACCCGCGGCCTGAACTGTCCGCTGCCCATTCTCAAGGCCAAGAAGGCACTGGCCGCCATGCAAAGTGGTCAGCTGCTCAAGGTGGTGGCCACCGACACCGGCTCTATCCGCGACTTTCAGGCCTTTGCCAAGCAGACGGGCAACGAGCTGGTCGAGCAGCAGACCGTGGGCGATGAATTCATCCATATTCTCAAGCGACGCTGA